The genomic interval GTGTTCGACCGGCCTGCAATTCAGTACGTGGTGGACGAAGCTTTGGATGCCGGCATCGAGCACATTGTCTTCGTCACGGGGCGCAACAAGGGCGCAATCGAGGACTATTTCGACCGCGCTTATGAACTCGAAGTAACCCTGCGCGAGAAGGGAAAGACAACACAGCTGAAGGAAATCGAAACGCCGGTGCGACAACCGGGCGCAATGAGCTTCACCCGCCAACAGGCCGCGTTGGGACTTGGACACGCGGTCTGGTGCGCGCGCGACATCATCGGCGACGAGCCCTTCGCGGTCATGCTGCCCGACATGCTGATGATGGCGAAGCCCTCGTGCCTGGCGCAAATGGTCGAGACCTACAATCAAGTCGGCGGCAACGTGATCGCGGTGGAGCCGTGCGACGATCCCTCCATGTACGGCGTGATCGATCCCGAAAGCCGGGCCGGCCGCGTGATCAAGATGAGGGGCATGGTCGAGAAGCCCCCGCGCGATACGGCGCCCTCGAACCTCTTCATCAGCGGCCGTTATATCCTGCAGCCTGAGATCTTCGATCTGCTTGCCGATCAGGGCCCTGGCGCTGGCAACGAAATCCAGCTGACGGACTCGATGGTGCGCCTGATGCAGACGCAGCCGTTCCATGCACTCGAGTATGATGGCCGCACGTACGATTGCGGCGATAAGTTAGGCTATCTGCGGGCGACCGCGGCGTTTGCGTTGGCGCACGAGGAGTTCGGCGCGAAGGCCGCGGCGACGTTAAAACAGGCGCTGGCTGACAAGGGCCAATGATCCCAAACTTCGAGACGTTCGCTTCGCGCCCGGCACTGATGAAGGCGGGGGCGGCGCGATTGGCTGCAGCGCTGGAGGATGCGATCCGGCGTCACGGTTCAGCCTGCGCCGCGCTGTCAGGCGGATCGACGCCGGAGCCGGCCTACCGCGATCTCGCGACGATGCCGCTCGATTGGCCCAAGATCACGTTCGCCCTGGTGGACGAGCGCTTCGTGTCGCCGACGGACACCGCGTCAAACCAGGCTTTGATCCAGCGCACGCTCGGCCCGGCGTTCGACGCTGGTGCGCGACTCTTGCCGATGGTCTTTACGGCAGCAACGGTCGCGGCCTCCGCCGACCAAGCCGATGCCACCTACGCACCGCTCCGCATCGACATCGCGCTGATGGGCATGGGCGAGGACGGCCATACGGCGTCCTGGTTTCCCGGGTCGAGGGAATTGGGCAGTGCGCTCGATCTGGACAATTCCCGAACCGTGATCGCCGCGCACGCGCCGCAAGCCGCGGGCGCGGCGGATCGGCTAACGCTCACGCGCGCGGCGCTTTCGCGTGCGGGCGCACTGATGTTGGTCATCACCGGCGACGACAAGCGCGCAAAGCTCGAGAGCGCGCTCACGCAGCATGATGCGCCAGTGAGCGCGCTGTTCAACGATCGCCTTCCCGCGCCCGTCGTGATGTGGGCGCCGTAACGCCAGCTTGCTCGGTTCCCTCAACGTCGGCATCGTACTGACGCGCGCGGCCTCACGTTGCGGCACGCGCGACGGGCGGGGACGACATGAAGCGCATCTTATTGTGGACCGTTCTCGCGGCCGTCGTGGCTGGCGCTGCGCTCTACGTCGCGCGAGACACCGTCGCGCTCTCGCTTTTTCGGAGCGCGTCGCAGAGCGCCGTCGCCAACGACATCGTCGCCACGCTGCCAGACGGCCTCACCGCCGGCTTCTGCGGCACCGGATCGCCATTGCCGGATCGCGAACGCGCTGGCCCCTGCACCGCCGTTGTCGCTGGCGGACGGCTCTTCATTTTTGATGTCGGCGAAGGCGCTACGGAAACGCTTGCGTTGATGGGTTTGCCGGTCGCGCACGTCGAAGCGGTGTTTCTCACCCACTTCCATTCCGATCACATCGACGGCCTAGGCGGCCTGGCCGTGCAGCGTTGGGCGACAGCGGCATCGACGGCGCCAATCCCGATCTATGGCGGCGAAGGCGTTGAGCGCCTCGCCAACGGTTTGCGCGAAACCTATGCGCTCGACAGCACATATCGCATCGCCCACCACGGCGCTTCAGTCGTGCCGCCCGGTGGCGAAGGCTACGTGGCGCATCCGTTTGCGATTCCGGAAGGCCAAGAGAGCGCGGTGGTGTTCGATGACGGTGGCGTGCGCGTCACGGCGTTCGTCGTTGATCACGGGCCGGTTCGGCCGGCGTTCGGTTATCGCGTCGATTACGAGGATCGCAGCCTCGTCATCAGCGGCGACGCTTCCGCTTCTCCCAGCTTGGTGCGCGCGTCACAGGGCGTCGATCTGCTCATACACGAAGCGCTCTCGCCTGAGCTGGTGGGCCTCATGGAAGAGAATTTGACCGATCGCGGCCTCACTGGCGTTGCCCAGATTTTCCGCGATATTCCGGACTATCACACCGCGCCCGCTGGAGCTGCTGACATGGCCAATGAAGCCAATGTCGGCGCGCTTGCGCTAACACATCTCATTCCACCGTTGCCCGTATCCATCATGGAGGGTCCGTTCCTCGGCGATGCGCGCAAGCGCTATGATGGCCCGCTCTGGATCATGCGCGACGGCGATCTCATCATTCTCCCTGCAAGCGGCGGCCTCGAACGGCGGCACACACTATGACCCTGACGTTCGACTATTACTTCTCGTTCCGCAGCCCCTACTCGTACCTGTCGACGCCGCAAGTCGAAAACCTGGTCGCGCGCTACGACATCGCGCCACGCATGCGCTTCGTGCTGCCGATCGCCGTGCGCATTCCGGGCTTCTTCAAGCAAGTGAACCCGCTCTGGCCGCCCTATTTGCTCCGCGACACGTTCCGCATTTCTCAGATGCACAACATTCCGTACCGCTGGCCGAGGCCCGACCCGATCGTGATGGATTACGCCGCCGGCGATGTCGCCGCCGAGCAACCGTACATCTATCGCGTGACGCGCCTCGGCGTTGCGGCGGAACGCGCCGGCAAAGGTTTTGCCTTCGCGCAGCGCGCATCGCGCGCGATATGGTCTGGCGAGGTCGATGACTGGCACGAAGGCGATCATCTGACACGCGCGCTTGTTGACGCCGAGCTGGACGCCAACGCCGTCGAAGATCTCGCCGCCACGCACACCGCCGAACTCGACGCTGAGGTCGCCACCAACGAGCGCGAGCAGAAAAAGGCGGGCCATTGGGGCGTGCCGCTCTTCGTCTTCCGGGACGAACCCTTCTTTGGCCAGGACCGCCTGGATCATCTGATCTGGCGCATGCGCCACGCCGGCCTCCAGGAGCGGTAACGCCCGCCGCACACCCCCTGCACGACGCAGATTGACCAATGACACCGGTGTCGGTAAGGATCAGCGGACAGACCGGCGGGCAGCCGGCGGGGAGGTTTCCGACGTGGCCAGCTCAGCGCGCGAGATCGCCGGCGCCTTTGTCGCCGCACGCCGCGAAGCGCGGGCGCTGCCCAACTTTCCGGGCGCGCCGCCAGCCGACCTCGCCGCCGGTTACCGCGTCCAGGATGAGGCGATCGCGCTTTGGCAGGACGATATTGTCGGCTGGAAAATCGGGCGCGTACCGCCGCACCAAATCGCCGAACTCGGCGCAGAGCGCCTCGCCGGCCCTATTTTCAAACAGAATCTCTGGCGCGCCGAGCCCAACACAAGCGTCGCGTTCCCCGTCTATGAGAACGGCTTCGCCGCCGTTGAGGCCGAGTACGTTTTCCGCATCGGCAAGGACGCGCCAGCGAAGAAAATGGAGTGGACCGCCGCTGAAGCCGCCGACCTGATCGGCGCGATGCTCGTCGGCGTCGAGACGGCAGGTAGCCCGCTAGCGACCATCAATGATCTCGGCGCCACGGTCGTCGTCTCTGACTTCGGCAACAATCACGGGCTGATTCTCGGCGCTGAAGTGCCGGATTGGCGGGCCAAGCTCGATAAAGGGCTAACCTGCGAGACGTTCATTGAGGGACAATCGGTCGGCAGCGGGGGCGCGAGCGCCGCAGCAGATGGTCCGCTGGATGCGCTGGCGTTTCTAGCCGGCCATCTCGCCCGGCGCGGCAAGCCGCTGCGCGCTGGCCAATATGTGACGACCGGCGCGGTGACCGGGGTGCACGATATTCGCATCGGCCAAGGTTCGCGCGTGAGCTTCAACGGTTCCGGCGATATCCTCTGTTCGGCGGTGAAAGCCGTAGCGAACGGAAGAGGCTTTGCATGATTTCGCGGCGGACGCTGCTGGGCTCGGGTGCGGTTGTAGCCGCCGGCGCGGGCGTTGCGACAGCGCAGTCGGCGGGCCGAACAACAATCACCGCTGTGGATGTGCATCCGACCGATTATCCGACTGTCGAAGCCGTGCGCTGGATGGGTCAAGAGATCGAGCGCGAGACCAGCGGGCGGATCAGCTTTCGCATCTACCCCTCCGGTCAGCTCGGCACTGAAACCGACACTGTGAACCTGGCGCGCTTTCAGGTGCTCGATATCGCGCGCGTCTATCTCGGCGCCGTCAATAACATGTTTCCCGCGACTCAGCCGCTAGCGCTGCCGTACGTGTTTCGCGACGAAGCGCACATGCGCCGCATCTGTGATGGCGCCGTCGGCCAAGCCATCCTGCACACCTTTGAGCGCCGCGGGCTTGTTGGCCTCGCCTTTTACGATTCCGGCTTCCGCTCGATTTACAACGCCCGTCATCCGATCCATACGCCGGCCGACATGCGCGATCTCAAGATCCGCGTACCGCGCTCAGACATCTTCATCGAGATGCTCGACGCCATGGGCGCGAACGCGACGCCAATTCCATTCGGCGAAGTGTTCACGGGCTTGCAGACGCACCTGATCGATGCGGCGGAGAATAACTGGGCGACATTCCAATCGACGCGCCAATACGAAGTCGCGCGCTATTGGTCGCAAACCGATCATTGTTGTGCACCGGAAGCATTGCTGATGTCGAAGGCGCGCTACGATGCACTTTCGAGCGCAGACCGCGATCTCATCCGCGCCAAAGCGCGCGAGTCCGTGCC from Terricaulis silvestris carries:
- a CDS encoding 2-keto-4-pentenoate hydratase, which gives rise to MASSAREIAGAFVAARREARALPNFPGAPPADLAAGYRVQDEAIALWQDDIVGWKIGRVPPHQIAELGAERLAGPIFKQNLWRAEPNTSVAFPVYENGFAAVEAEYVFRIGKDAPAKKMEWTAAEAADLIGAMLVGVETAGSPLATINDLGATVVVSDFGNNHGLILGAEVPDWRAKLDKGLTCETFIEGQSVGSGGASAAADGPLDALAFLAGHLARRGKPLRAGQYVTTGAVTGVHDIRIGQGSRVSFNGSGDILCSAVKAVANGRGFA
- a CDS encoding 2-hydroxychromene-2-carboxylate isomerase; translated protein: MTLTFDYYFSFRSPYSYLSTPQVENLVARYDIAPRMRFVLPIAVRIPGFFKQVNPLWPPYLLRDTFRISQMHNIPYRWPRPDPIVMDYAAGDVAAEQPYIYRVTRLGVAAERAGKGFAFAQRASRAIWSGEVDDWHEGDHLTRALVDAELDANAVEDLAATHTAELDAEVATNEREQKKAGHWGVPLFVFRDEPFFGQDRLDHLIWRMRHAGLQER
- the pgl gene encoding 6-phosphogluconolactonase, producing the protein MIPNFETFASRPALMKAGAARLAAALEDAIRRHGSACAALSGGSTPEPAYRDLATMPLDWPKITFALVDERFVSPTDTASNQALIQRTLGPAFDAGARLLPMVFTAATVAASADQADATYAPLRIDIALMGMGEDGHTASWFPGSRELGSALDLDNSRTVIAAHAPQAAGAADRLTLTRAALSRAGALMLVITGDDKRAKLESALTQHDAPVSALFNDRLPAPVVMWAP
- a CDS encoding TRAP transporter substrate-binding protein produces the protein MISRRTLLGSGAVVAAGAGVATAQSAGRTTITAVDVHPTDYPTVEAVRWMGQEIERETSGRISFRIYPSGQLGTETDTVNLARFQVLDIARVYLGAVNNMFPATQPLALPYVFRDEAHMRRICDGAVGQAILHTFERRGLVGLAFYDSGFRSIYNARHPIHTPADMRDLKIRVPRSDIFIEMLDAMGANATPIPFGEVFTGLQTHLIDAAENNWATFQSTRQYEVARYWSQTDHCCAPEALLMSKARYDALSSADRDLIRAKARESVPVMRALWDEKQATARRTVLEAGVHFNQADTEAFHRAVGPMKQRWMRDETIATTVRRIDAHD
- the galU gene encoding UTP--glucose-1-phosphate uridylyltransferase GalU; its protein translation is MASAPTTRRPLRKAVLPVAGFGTRVLPATKSIPKELLPVFDRPAIQYVVDEALDAGIEHIVFVTGRNKGAIEDYFDRAYELEVTLREKGKTTQLKEIETPVRQPGAMSFTRQQAALGLGHAVWCARDIIGDEPFAVMLPDMLMMAKPSCLAQMVETYNQVGGNVIAVEPCDDPSMYGVIDPESRAGRVIKMRGMVEKPPRDTAPSNLFISGRYILQPEIFDLLADQGPGAGNEIQLTDSMVRLMQTQPFHALEYDGRTYDCGDKLGYLRATAAFALAHEEFGAKAAATLKQALADKGQ
- a CDS encoding MBL fold metallo-hydrolase gives rise to the protein MKRILLWTVLAAVVAGAALYVARDTVALSLFRSASQSAVANDIVATLPDGLTAGFCGTGSPLPDRERAGPCTAVVAGGRLFIFDVGEGATETLALMGLPVAHVEAVFLTHFHSDHIDGLGGLAVQRWATAASTAPIPIYGGEGVERLANGLRETYALDSTYRIAHHGASVVPPGGEGYVAHPFAIPEGQESAVVFDDGGVRVTAFVVDHGPVRPAFGYRVDYEDRSLVISGDASASPSLVRASQGVDLLIHEALSPELVGLMEENLTDRGLTGVAQIFRDIPDYHTAPAGAADMANEANVGALALTHLIPPLPVSIMEGPFLGDARKRYDGPLWIMRDGDLIILPASGGLERRHTL